Proteins encoded by one window of Vanacampus margaritifer isolate UIUO_Vmar chromosome 17, RoL_Vmar_1.0, whole genome shotgun sequence:
- the celf3a gene encoding CUGBP Elav-like family member 3 isoform X3, with translation MNRPIQVKPADSESRGEDRKLFVGMLGKQQTDPDVRKMFEPFGSIEECTVLRGPDGTSKGCAFVKFQSNVEAQAAINALHGSRTLPGASSSLVVKFADSEKERGLRRMQQVASQLGVISPMTLHLGAYNAYTQALMQQQALVAQSAYLSPVATVAAVQMQQLAALNPSSIIATPIASITPSSGTSTPPSIAATPVPALPPPIAVSSYPSMAAPNGQSATEALYTNGVHAYQAQSPVLDPLQQAYTGMQHYTATYPAAYSLVGQPFPHQPTLVAQQPQQPQQLQQREGPEGCNIFIYHLPQEFTDSEILQMFLPFGNVISAKVFVDRATNQSKCFGFVSFDNPSSAQTAIQAMNGFQIGMKRLKVQLKRPKDANRPY, from the exons ATGAACCGTCCAATCCAGGTAAAGCCAGCAGACAGCGAGAGTAGAGGGG AAGACAGGAAGCTGTTTGTAGGCATGCTGGGAAAGCAGCAGACGGACCCTGATGTGAGAAAGATGTTTGAACCCTTTGGCAGCATCGAGGAGTGCACGGTGCTCCGCGGGCCCGACGGTACCAGCAAAG GGTGTGCATTTGTAAAGTTCCAGAGCAACGTCGAGGCCCAGGCTGCTATCAACGCTCTGCATGGGAGTCGTACTCTACCA GGAGCTTCATCCAGTCTGGTGGTTAAGTTTGCAGATTCGGAGAAAGAGCGGGGGCTTCGGCGAATGCAGCAGGTTGCCTCTCAGCTGGGAGTCATCAGTCCCATGACCCTGCACCTTGGGGCGTATAACGCCTACACGCAAGCT TTGATGCAGCAGCAGGCACTGGTAGCCCAGTCCGCCTACCTCTCTCCTGTTGCCACGGTGGCGGCCGTTCAGATGCAACAGCTGGCTGCCCTCAACCCCAGCAGCATCATCGCCACCCCGATCGCATCCATCACACCCTCCTCAG GTACCAGCACTCCACCCTCCATTGCCGCCACACCTGTTCCTGCTCTGCCGCCACCAATCGCAGTGAGCAGCTACCCCTCCATGGCAGCACCCAATGGCCAATCAGCAACAGAGGCCCTGTACACCAACGGGGTCCATGCCTATCAAG CTCAGAGTCCTGTGCTGGACCCCCTGCAGCAAGCTTACACAGGCATGCAGCACTATACAG CCACGTATCCTGCTGCCTACAGCCTGGTAGGGCAGCCGTTCCCCCACCAGCCCACTCTGGTAGCTCAGCAGCCCCAGCAGCCGCAGCAGCTACAACAACGTGAAG GTCCTGAAGGCTGCAACATCTTCATCTACCACCTGCCTCAGGAGTTCACCGACTCCGAGATCCTGCAAATGTTCTTGCCCTTTGGAAATGTCATCTCGGCTAAGGTCTTTGTTGACCGTGCCACCAACCAAAGCAAATGCTTTG GTTTTGTGAGTTTCGACAACCCATCCAGTGCTCAGACTGCCATCCAAGCCATGAATGGCTTCCAAATAGGCATGAAGAGACTGAAGGTGCAACTGAAGAGGCCCAAGGATGCCAACAGACCTTACTGA
- the celf3a gene encoding CUGBP Elav-like family member 3 isoform X4, translating into MNRPIQVKPADSESRGDRKLFVGMLGKQQTDPDVRKMFEPFGSIEECTVLRGPDGTSKGCAFVKFQSNVEAQAAINALHGSRTLPGASSSLVVKFADSEKERGLRRMQQVASQLGVISPMTLHLGAYNAYTQALMQQQALVAQSAYLSPVATVAAVQMQQLAALNPSSIIATPIASITPSSGTSTPPSIAATPVPALPPPIAVSSYPSMAAPNGQSATEALYTNGVHAYQAQSPVLDPLQQAYTGMQHYTATYPAAYSLVGQPFPHQPTLVAQQPQQPQQLQQREGPEGCNIFIYHLPQEFTDSEILQMFLPFGNVISAKVFVDRATNQSKCFGFVSFDNPSSAQTAIQAMNGFQIGMKRLKVQLKRPKDANRPY; encoded by the exons ATGAACCGTCCAATCCAGGTAAAGCCAGCAGACAGCGAGAGTAGAGGGG ACAGGAAGCTGTTTGTAGGCATGCTGGGAAAGCAGCAGACGGACCCTGATGTGAGAAAGATGTTTGAACCCTTTGGCAGCATCGAGGAGTGCACGGTGCTCCGCGGGCCCGACGGTACCAGCAAAG GGTGTGCATTTGTAAAGTTCCAGAGCAACGTCGAGGCCCAGGCTGCTATCAACGCTCTGCATGGGAGTCGTACTCTACCA GGAGCTTCATCCAGTCTGGTGGTTAAGTTTGCAGATTCGGAGAAAGAGCGGGGGCTTCGGCGAATGCAGCAGGTTGCCTCTCAGCTGGGAGTCATCAGTCCCATGACCCTGCACCTTGGGGCGTATAACGCCTACACGCAAGCT TTGATGCAGCAGCAGGCACTGGTAGCCCAGTCCGCCTACCTCTCTCCTGTTGCCACGGTGGCGGCCGTTCAGATGCAACAGCTGGCTGCCCTCAACCCCAGCAGCATCATCGCCACCCCGATCGCATCCATCACACCCTCCTCAG GTACCAGCACTCCACCCTCCATTGCCGCCACACCTGTTCCTGCTCTGCCGCCACCAATCGCAGTGAGCAGCTACCCCTCCATGGCAGCACCCAATGGCCAATCAGCAACAGAGGCCCTGTACACCAACGGGGTCCATGCCTATCAAG CTCAGAGTCCTGTGCTGGACCCCCTGCAGCAAGCTTACACAGGCATGCAGCACTATACAG CCACGTATCCTGCTGCCTACAGCCTGGTAGGGCAGCCGTTCCCCCACCAGCCCACTCTGGTAGCTCAGCAGCCCCAGCAGCCGCAGCAGCTACAACAACGTGAAG GTCCTGAAGGCTGCAACATCTTCATCTACCACCTGCCTCAGGAGTTCACCGACTCCGAGATCCTGCAAATGTTCTTGCCCTTTGGAAATGTCATCTCGGCTAAGGTCTTTGTTGACCGTGCCACCAACCAAAGCAAATGCTTTG GTTTTGTGAGTTTCGACAACCCATCCAGTGCTCAGACTGCCATCCAAGCCATGAATGGCTTCCAAATAGGCATGAAGAGACTGAAGGTGCAACTGAAGAGGCCCAAGGATGCCAACAGACCTTACTGA
- the cers2a gene encoding ceramide synthase 2a produces the protein MLSWLNECLWADWLWFPKGFGWADLKDPDVVLPHLPDLWAFTPIAVCFLVIRPLFERWVAIPLASLLGVRDKKRVCPTLNPLLEAHFCSTSKHPTQSALEKLSKQTDYSVRQVQRWFKQRRNQERPSKIKKFQEASWRFTFYLFAFFAGLATLIDKPWLYDMKRMWDDFPKIPLLPSQYWYYIIELGFYVSLLVSVASDVKRKDFKEQVVHHIATIVLIVFSWLVNYIRGGTLIMLAHDASDYLMESAKMFNYAGWKKTCNFIFVVFAVVFIISRLVIFPFCIIHATMVYPLTVYKPFFGFYFFNGLLLVLLALHIFWTALIIRMVIKFLPGNDIVEDERSDKEETESEDEDGERNRTLKNGHIHNGHTPLNNNPQKMD, from the exons ATGTTGTCTTGGCTAAACGAGTGTCTATGGGCAGACTGGCTTTGGTTTCCTAAAGGCTTTGGTTGGGCCGATCTCAAGGACCCCGATGTCGTCCTCCCTCACTTACCGGACCTTTGGGCTTTCACCCCGATTGCCGTCTGCTTCTTGGTTATCAGACCGTTATTTGAAAG GTGGGTCGCGATTCCTCTGGCGTCTCTGTTGGGAGTGAGGGACAAAAAGCGTGTTTGTCCTACCTTGAATCCCTTACTGGAGGCCCACTTCTGTAGCACATCTAAGCATCCCACACAG AGCGCCTTGGAAAAGTTAAGTAAACAGACAGACTACTCAGTTCGACAGGTCCAGCGATGGTTCAAGCAGCGGCGGAACCAAGAGCGTCCCAGCAAGATAAAGAAGTTTCAGGAAGCCAG ttGGAGATTTACCTTCTATCTTTTTGCTTTCTTTGCTGGCCTGGCAACCCTTATTGAT AAACCATGGCTCTATGACATGAAGAGGATGTGGGATGACTTCCCCAAAATT CCACTCCTACCATCTCAGTACTGGTACTACATAATAGAACTGGGCTTCTATGTGTCCCTGCTTGTGAGTGTAGCATCTGATGTCAAGCGTAAG GATTTTAAAGAACAAGTCGTTCACCACATTGCCACCATTGTGCTTATCGTTTTCTCCTGGCTGGTCAACTACATCAGGGGAGGGACTTTGATCATGTTAGCACATGATGCCTCTGACTACCTCATGGAG TCAGCCAAGATGTTCAACTATGCCGGCTGGAAGAAGACATGCAACTTCATATTCGTTGTCTTTGCTGTTGTTTTCATCATCTCTCGCCTCGTCATTTTCCCCTTCTG CATCATACATGCGACCATGGTGTACCCCTTAACCGTCTACAAGCCCTTCTTCGGGTTCTACTTCTTCAACGGTCTGCTGTTGGTGCTGCTGGCTCTACATATCTTCTGGACGGCGCTCATTATTCGCATGGTCATCAAGTTCCTACCCGGCAAC gaCATAGTTGAGGATGAGCGGAGCGACAAAGAAGAGACCGAGTCTGAAGATGAAGACGGCGAGCGGAACAGAACTTTGAAAAATGGCCACATTCACAACGGCCATACCCCGCTCAacaacaacccccaaaaaatggactGA